The Manihot esculenta cultivar AM560-2 chromosome 1, M.esculenta_v8, whole genome shotgun sequence genome has a window encoding:
- the LOC110629458 gene encoding chaperone protein dnaJ 13 isoform X2: protein MKEIATQNFQRVCEAYEVLSDESKRQIYDVYGMEGLTSGLELGPKLNKPEELKEELERLRRRKEHQKMVAHFRPSGTILAHLSLPQFLDGDGIMRGMAMSSEVHFQLSKRNTIAIGGNLEVQESSGGAAASAVLKHQLSSVSSIEFMASAGLRALVGVQTTRHLSLHSTATITIAKSLRDGSINLSNTWTRQLSETANGNVQLFLGPESSITVGWQKKDEKMSAAGELKIGTTSFGASANYTHRFSSVSHGRIAGTFGSTALEIEVGGGRKVSNFSTVRMLYTIGIQGIFWKFELHRGGQKFIIPILLSRHLNLTFATGAFLIPTSLYFLLKKFVVKPYYLQREKRKALENKEITSAQVQEARVAAEKAQQLLQVVANRKRNRQVETNGLIITKALYGSRKALKKGGLTEVNDELAFEVIDVTVPLNFLVNDSGQLKLHEGVKKSGIMGFCDPCPGEPKELYVEYTCGGQIFEVTVDDYAELLIPQESHRV, encoded by the exons ATGAAGGAAATAGCTACACAGAACTTTCAACGGGTATGTGAAGCATATGAAGTATTATCAGATGAGAGTAAAAGGCAAATATATGACGTATATGGTATGGAAGGATTAACCTCTGGTTTGGAACTTGGTCCAAAGCTGAACAAACCAGAGGAGTTAAAGGAAGAACTTGAAAGGTTGAGACGGAGGAAAGAGCACCAAAAGATGGTAGCACATTTCCGACCGTCTGGTACAATATTGGCCCACTTATCCTTGCCACAGTTTCTGGATGGTGATGGCATAATGAGAGG aATGGCTATGTCCAGTGAAGTTCATTTCCAATTATCAAAACGTAATACTATTGCTATTGGTGGAAATTTGGAAGTTCAAGAAAGTTCTGGTGGTGCAGCCGCTAGTGCTGTGCTTAAGCATCAGCTTTCTTCAGTTTCGTCCATAGAATTTATGGCCTCAGCTGGTTTGCGGGCACTTGTTGGAGTACAAACTACACG TCACTTATCTTTACACTCAACGGCAACAATTACCATTGCAAAGTCTTTGAGAGATGGTTCAATCAATCTTTCTAATACTTGGACCCGACAACTATCTGAAACAGCAAATGGAAAT GTTCAGCTTTTTTTAGGTCCAGAATCATCTATAACAGTTGGATGGCAGAAGAAGGATGAAAAGATGTCTGCTGCTGGAGAGTTGAAG ATCGGTACCACTTCTTTCGGAGCATCAGCTAATTACACCCATCGCTTTTCGTCAGTATCTCATGGTCGTATTGCAGGCACATTTGGGAG CACGGCTCTGGAGATTGAAGTTGGTGGGGGAAGAAAAGTGTCCAACTTCAGCACTGTGAGGATGCTGTATACAATAGGAATTCAG GGTATCTTTTGGAAATTTGAATTGCATCGTGGTGGGCAAAAGTTCATTATTCCT ATATTGCTTTCCAGGCATTTGAATTTGACTTTTGCAACTGGAGCATTCCTAATTCCTACATCACTTTACTTTTTACTCAAG AAATTTGTTGTCAAACCTTACTACCTTCAAAGAGAAAAGAGGAAAGCTTTGGAGAATAAAGAGATAACTTCTGCCCAG GTTCAAGAGGCAAGGGTAGCAGCAGAAAAGGCACAACAGTTATTACAAGTTGTGGCCAATAGGAAAAGAAATAGGCAAGTGGAAACAAATGGATTGATTATTACTAAAGCATTGTATGGAAGTCGAAAAGCTTTGAAGAAAGGAGGACTAACAGAAGTAAATGATGAATTAGCTTTTGAAGTCATTGATGTTACAGTTCCTCTGAATTTCCTGGTTAATGATTCTGGACAATTGAAG CTTCACGAGGGTGTTAAAAAATCGGGTATTATGGGATTCTGTGATCCTTGTCCTGGAGAACCTAAGGAATTATATGTAGAGTACACATGTGGTGGCCAAATATTTGAG GTAACGGTGGATGATTACGCAGAGTTGTTAATACCTCAAGAATCTCATAGGGTATAA
- the LOC110603204 gene encoding protein arginine N-methyltransferase 1.6, translated as MTSVISKTLVNPYYSLLRIARFALTSHSQPFSRVRHMSSESSQQVFQLKVDPLTGNSEWVVIREDEEENFGSSHKNLLATTSYLDMLNDSTRNRAFREAIDKTITKPCHVLDIGAGTGLLSMMAARAMNCGEPTSANTKERVTACESYLPMVKLMRKVLHLNNMGRNINVINKRSDELKVGVDIPTRADVLVSEILDSELLGEGLIPTLQHAHDMLLVENPLTVPYRATTYGQLVESPFLWKLHDLCDNEAKASDGIHLIPTGLDSILHVKLQQHPMHCDAISKEIKLLSEPFKIFEFDFWKRPDSHRESELHIKATDDGRVHAILSWWMLQLDCEGTIFYSTAPRWITTSTGNWCDHWKQCVWLIPGKGIPIGKGEQLLFRAIHNDTSVFYNLAKEDTEVRQYNFYSGEFDLILPPERIAIYGDSKWRFSMLTALRNALQARVQPLCVVADDSIFLTLSVANISKTAHVISLFPGLRERGAQYLQRVADANGFTADRVKVLENKKCLTLQDTNQKKVDLLIGEPYYYGNDGMLPWLNLRFWKERTVLDSVLSDDALIMPFKAVLKACAMSLPELWNSRRCLSKIEGFDHSIVNTTLGACGELPPPHDVPLLPFFIWQCGEIKELSERFTIMEFEFSKPITPCHGKAQVEFSETGICHGFVIWIDWVMDARNSVVLSTGPDERYWKQGVKLLAQPVAVKTRGSSTGEYLYTEIEASFDPSTGELAISHAFT; from the exons ATGACTTCTGTAATCTCCAAAACCCTAGTAAACCCCTATTATTCTCTGCTCCGCATAGCCCGATTCGCTCTGACTTCTCACTCACAACCATTCAGTAGAGTCCGACACATGAGCTCCGAGTCATCTCAGCAAGTTTTCCAGCTCAAGGTCGACCCACTCACTGGTAACTCGGAGTGGGTTGTCATTAGAGAAGACGAAGAAGAAAACTTTGGAAGTTCCCATAAGAATCTCTTGGCCACGACGTCGTATTTGGACATGCTCAATGACTCCACCAGAAACAGAGCATTCCGCGAGGCCATCGACAAGACTATAACGAAACCTTGCCATGTGCTGGACATTGG TGCTGGAACTGGGTTGCTGTCAATGATGGCTGCACGGGCAATGAATTGTGGTGAGCCAACTTCTGCCAATACAAAGGAGAGGGTAACAGCTTGCGAGTCTTATCTTCCAATGGTGAAATTGATGCGAAAAGTTCTGCACCTCAATAATATGGGGAGGAACATAAATGTAATCAACAAGCGCTCTGATGAACTCAAAGTCGGCGTAGACATTCCAACGCGTGCAGACGTTCTG GTTAGTGAGATACTAGACTCAGAGTTACTGGGTGAAGGGTTAATACCGACTCTGCAACATGCACATGACATGCTGCTGGTGGAAAATCCACTAACTGTACCATATCGTGCAACAACTTATGGCCAG CTGGTTGAAAGTCCGTTCCTGTGGAAgctgcatgatttatgtgataaTGAAGCAAAAGCATCGGATGGCATTCATCTTATTCCAACTGGCTTGGATAGTATTTTACATGTCAAATTGCAGCAACATCCCATGCATTGTGATGCAATCTCAAAAGAAATAAAACTG CTATCAGAACCCttcaaaatttttgaatttgacTTCTGGAAACGACCAGACAGCCATCGGGAATCTGAATTGCATATCAAGGCCACTGATGATGGTAGAGTTCATGCTATATTATCATG GTGGATGCTGCAGCTTGATTGTGAAGGGACAATCTTTTATTCCACTGCCCCTCGTTGGATAACCACAA GTACCGGGAACTGGTGTGATCATTGGAAACAGTGTGTGTGGCTCATTCCTGGGAAAGGTATACCTATAGGCAAGGGTGAGCAGCTTCTTTTTCGTGCCATTCATAATGATACTAGTGTCTTCTATAATCTTGCAAAAGAAGATACTGAGGTCAGGCAGTATAATTTTTACTCTGGGGAATTTGACCTTATACTACCTCCTGAAAGGATTGCAATCTATGGAGATAGTAAATGGAGGTTTTCCATGTTAACAGCTCTAAGAAATGCA TTGCAGGCAAGAGTTCAACCCCTCTGTGTTGTTGCAGACGATAGTATTTTTCTAACGCTTAGTGTTGCAAATATTTCAAAAACTGCACATGTGATATCTTTGTTTCCTGGGTTGCGGGAGAGGGGTGCCCAATATCTGCAGAGAGTTGCTGATGCCAATGGTTTCACTGCAGATCGTGTAAAAGTTCTCGAAAATAAGAAATGCTTAACTCTGCAAGATACTAATCAGAAGAAG GTTGATCTGTTGATTGGAGAGCCATACTATTATGGAAATGATGGAATGCTTCCATGGCTAAACCTGCGATTTTG GAAGGAACGAACTGTGTTGGACTCTGTCCTCTCTGATGATGCCTTAATAATGCCTTTTAAAGCAGTATTGAAAGCTTGTGCCATGTCACTACCA GAGCTATGGAATAGCCGCCGCTGCTTAAGTAAGATAGAAGGCTTTGATCATTCTATTGTAAATACAACCTTAGGGGCATGTGGTGAATTACCTCCACCACATGATGTTCCACTTCTGCCTTTTTTCATCTGGCAATGTGGAGAGATTAAG gAACTCAGTGAGAGATTCACAATAATGGAGTTTGAATTCTCAAAGCCAATAACTCCATGTCATGGAAAAGCCCAG GTCGAATTTTCTGAAACTGGTATATGCCATGGATTTGTGATATGGATTGATTGGGTGATGGATGCAAGGAATTCCGTGGTGTTATCTACTGGGCCAG ATGAGAGGTACTGGAAGCAAGGAGTGAAACTCCTTGCACAGCCAGTGGCAGTCAAAACCCGGGGATCATCTACAGGTGAATATCTATATACAGAGATCGAAGCATCGTTTGATCCATCAACCGGCGAACTTGCCATCAGCCATGCCTTCACATAA
- the LOC110629458 gene encoding chaperone protein dnaJ 13 isoform X1: MEEDAGQPKRELYAVLQVSPEATDEEIRKAYRHWAQVYHPDKYQDLHMKEIATQNFQRVCEAYEVLSDESKRQIYDVYGMEGLTSGLELGPKLNKPEELKEELERLRRRKEHQKMVAHFRPSGTILAHLSLPQFLDGDGIMRGMAMSSEVHFQLSKRNTIAIGGNLEVQESSGGAAASAVLKHQLSSVSSIEFMASAGLRALVGVQTTRHLSLHSTATITIAKSLRDGSINLSNTWTRQLSETANGNVQLFLGPESSITVGWQKKDEKMSAAGELKIGTTSFGASANYTHRFSSVSHGRIAGTFGSTALEIEVGGGRKVSNFSTVRMLYTIGIQGIFWKFELHRGGQKFIIPILLSRHLNLTFATGAFLIPTSLYFLLKKFVVKPYYLQREKRKALENKEITSAQVQEARVAAEKAQQLLQVVANRKRNRQVETNGLIITKALYGSRKALKKGGLTEVNDELAFEVIDVTVPLNFLVNDSGQLKLHEGVKKSGIMGFCDPCPGEPKELYVEYTCGGQIFEVTVDDYAELLIPQESHRV, translated from the exons ATGGAAGAAGACGCAGGACAGCCAAAGAGAGAGCTTTATGCGGTGCTGCAAGTGTCGCCGGAGGCCACCGATGAAGAAATTAGAAAGGCTTATCGCCACTGGGCCCAAGTCTACCACCCTGACAAATACCAAGACCTCCAT ATGAAGGAAATAGCTACACAGAACTTTCAACGGGTATGTGAAGCATATGAAGTATTATCAGATGAGAGTAAAAGGCAAATATATGACGTATATGGTATGGAAGGATTAACCTCTGGTTTGGAACTTGGTCCAAAGCTGAACAAACCAGAGGAGTTAAAGGAAGAACTTGAAAGGTTGAGACGGAGGAAAGAGCACCAAAAGATGGTAGCACATTTCCGACCGTCTGGTACAATATTGGCCCACTTATCCTTGCCACAGTTTCTGGATGGTGATGGCATAATGAGAGG aATGGCTATGTCCAGTGAAGTTCATTTCCAATTATCAAAACGTAATACTATTGCTATTGGTGGAAATTTGGAAGTTCAAGAAAGTTCTGGTGGTGCAGCCGCTAGTGCTGTGCTTAAGCATCAGCTTTCTTCAGTTTCGTCCATAGAATTTATGGCCTCAGCTGGTTTGCGGGCACTTGTTGGAGTACAAACTACACG TCACTTATCTTTACACTCAACGGCAACAATTACCATTGCAAAGTCTTTGAGAGATGGTTCAATCAATCTTTCTAATACTTGGACCCGACAACTATCTGAAACAGCAAATGGAAAT GTTCAGCTTTTTTTAGGTCCAGAATCATCTATAACAGTTGGATGGCAGAAGAAGGATGAAAAGATGTCTGCTGCTGGAGAGTTGAAG ATCGGTACCACTTCTTTCGGAGCATCAGCTAATTACACCCATCGCTTTTCGTCAGTATCTCATGGTCGTATTGCAGGCACATTTGGGAG CACGGCTCTGGAGATTGAAGTTGGTGGGGGAAGAAAAGTGTCCAACTTCAGCACTGTGAGGATGCTGTATACAATAGGAATTCAG GGTATCTTTTGGAAATTTGAATTGCATCGTGGTGGGCAAAAGTTCATTATTCCT ATATTGCTTTCCAGGCATTTGAATTTGACTTTTGCAACTGGAGCATTCCTAATTCCTACATCACTTTACTTTTTACTCAAG AAATTTGTTGTCAAACCTTACTACCTTCAAAGAGAAAAGAGGAAAGCTTTGGAGAATAAAGAGATAACTTCTGCCCAG GTTCAAGAGGCAAGGGTAGCAGCAGAAAAGGCACAACAGTTATTACAAGTTGTGGCCAATAGGAAAAGAAATAGGCAAGTGGAAACAAATGGATTGATTATTACTAAAGCATTGTATGGAAGTCGAAAAGCTTTGAAGAAAGGAGGACTAACAGAAGTAAATGATGAATTAGCTTTTGAAGTCATTGATGTTACAGTTCCTCTGAATTTCCTGGTTAATGATTCTGGACAATTGAAG CTTCACGAGGGTGTTAAAAAATCGGGTATTATGGGATTCTGTGATCCTTGTCCTGGAGAACCTAAGGAATTATATGTAGAGTACACATGTGGTGGCCAAATATTTGAG GTAACGGTGGATGATTACGCAGAGTTGTTAATACCTCAAGAATCTCATAGGGTATAA
- the LOC110616823 gene encoding peroxisome biogenesis protein 19-1 isoform X2, with amino-acid sequence MADNHHDDLDELLDSALDDFHGLNLATSSQSGGGDGNKESKQQEPSPSFPMGVQGLGMGLPDLKIKKKGKQKVIKESHVAEALDQLREQTREAVKGLESITGPKPVDLNKDAMMEDWVKQFEELAGSQDMESIVETMMQQLLSKEILHEPMKEIGERYPKWLEEHKASLTTEEYERYTHQYELINRLNEVYENEPNNFTKIVDLMQKMQECGQPPNDIVQELAPDIDFANLGQISPEMLEAQSNCSIM; translated from the exons ATGGCTGACAACCACCACGACGATTTAGATGAACTCCTTGACA GTGCCCTTGATGATTTCCACGGTCTTAATCTCGCTACTTCCTCTCAAAG TGGGGGAGGTGATGGCAATAAGGAAAGCAAGCAACAAGAACCATCTCCTTCATTTCCAATGGGGGTTCAAGGATTGGGTATGGGATTACCTGACTtgaaaatcaagaaaaaggGAAAGCAAAAGGTTATCAAGGAGTCCCATGTTGCAGAGGCGCTTGATCAGCTTAGGGAACAGACTAGGGAGGCTGTTAAGGGATTGGAGTCCATCACAGGTCCCAAACCTGTTGATTTGAATAAGGACGCAATGATGGAGGATTGGGTGAAGCAGTTTGAGGAGCTTGCTGGCTCTCAG gaCATGGAATCTATTGTAGAGACTATGATGCAACAACTTTTGTCGAAGGAGATTCTTCATGAACCCATGAAGGAAATTGGAGAAAGATATCCAAAATGGCTGGAAGAACACAAAGCCAGTTTGACCACAGAAGAATATGAGCGCTACACACATCAATATGAACTCATCAACCGACTTAATGAAGTTTATGAGAATGAACCTAATAACTTCACCAAGATTGTTGATCTTATGCAGAAAATGCAAGAGTGTGGCCAACCGCCTAATGACATTGTGCAAGAGCTTGCTCCTGATATTGATTTCGCTAATCTTGGTCAAAT ATCTCCAGAGATGCTCGAGGCCCAATCAAATTGTTCCATAATGTAA
- the LOC110616823 gene encoding peroxisome biogenesis protein 19-2 isoform X1 translates to MADNHHDDLDELLDSALDDFHGLNLATSSQRSGGGDGNKESKQQEPSPSFPMGVQGLGMGLPDLKIKKKGKQKVIKESHVAEALDQLREQTREAVKGLESITGPKPVDLNKDAMMEDWVKQFEELAGSQDMESIVETMMQQLLSKEILHEPMKEIGERYPKWLEEHKASLTTEEYERYTHQYELINRLNEVYENEPNNFTKIVDLMQKMQECGQPPNDIVQELAPDIDFANLGQISPEMLEAQSNCSIM, encoded by the exons ATGGCTGACAACCACCACGACGATTTAGATGAACTCCTTGACA GTGCCCTTGATGATTTCCACGGTCTTAATCTCGCTACTTCCTCTCAAAG AAGTGGGGGAGGTGATGGCAATAAGGAAAGCAAGCAACAAGAACCATCTCCTTCATTTCCAATGGGGGTTCAAGGATTGGGTATGGGATTACCTGACTtgaaaatcaagaaaaaggGAAAGCAAAAGGTTATCAAGGAGTCCCATGTTGCAGAGGCGCTTGATCAGCTTAGGGAACAGACTAGGGAGGCTGTTAAGGGATTGGAGTCCATCACAGGTCCCAAACCTGTTGATTTGAATAAGGACGCAATGATGGAGGATTGGGTGAAGCAGTTTGAGGAGCTTGCTGGCTCTCAG gaCATGGAATCTATTGTAGAGACTATGATGCAACAACTTTTGTCGAAGGAGATTCTTCATGAACCCATGAAGGAAATTGGAGAAAGATATCCAAAATGGCTGGAAGAACACAAAGCCAGTTTGACCACAGAAGAATATGAGCGCTACACACATCAATATGAACTCATCAACCGACTTAATGAAGTTTATGAGAATGAACCTAATAACTTCACCAAGATTGTTGATCTTATGCAGAAAATGCAAGAGTGTGGCCAACCGCCTAATGACATTGTGCAAGAGCTTGCTCCTGATATTGATTTCGCTAATCTTGGTCAAAT ATCTCCAGAGATGCTCGAGGCCCAATCAAATTGTTCCATAATGTAA